A window of the Henckelia pumila isolate YLH828 chromosome 3, ASM3356847v2, whole genome shotgun sequence genome harbors these coding sequences:
- the LOC140889452 gene encoding uncharacterized protein, whose protein sequence is MDFSGGWQESLSLVEFSYNNSYQVSIGMTPFEALYGTKCRSPICWEEIEERLMSGPEFLQEMKDKVELIRKRIKAAQDRQASYANKRRRPLEFQSLSLIHDVFHVYILRKYEPDPSHVLRTEDVELDSSLSYVEQPMQILDRKEKQLRNKTIPLVLVQWSRHGKEEATCELEARMRQE, encoded by the exons ATGGATTTCAGTGGTGGTTGGCAAGAATCCTTATCTCTGGTAGAATTCTCTTACAATAATAGTTACCAAGTGTCAATTGGaatgacaccatttgaggctttgtatggcaCAAAGTGTAGGTCTCCGATATGTTGGGAAGAGATAGAAGAACGACTGATGTCGGGACCAGAATTTCTTCAAGAGATGAAAGACAAAGTTGAGTTAATCAGGAAAAGGATAAAAGCAGCTCAAGATcgtcaagccagctatgctaataaaaGGCgcagacctttagaatttcaa AGTTTGTCCTtgatacatgatgtatttcacgtgTATATATTGCGGAAGTACGAGCCAGATCCATCTCATGTTTTGAGGACCGAAGATGTGGAGTTGGACAGTTCCCTTAGCTATGTTGAGCAGCCAATGCAAATTTTGGATCgcaaggagaaacaactcaggaaCAAGACGATTCCTTTAGTTTTGGTTCAGTGGAGTAGACATGGGAAAGAAGAGGCTACTTGTGAGTTAGAGGCAAGAATGCGTCAGGAATGA